A region of Lycium barbarum isolate Lr01 chromosome 3, ASM1917538v2, whole genome shotgun sequence DNA encodes the following proteins:
- the LOC132631138 gene encoding uncharacterized protein LOC132631138, translated as MIEEERVVKTPVAKQPQPVVAKPPPLFPQSLSRQKEEATYKKFLDLLKQIQNRLPTKLKDPRSFTIEISIGKQVVARALCDLGASINLMPSSIFRKLGLGVPRPTTIILQLADRSLARPEGIIEDVLVQVGSLIIPTDFVILDFEPDQDIPFILGRPFLTTGRALIDVAVGQLTMRVHDKVEVFNVYQALKMHAIYEELSAITVLNDDTRRPLITSHDPL; from the exons ATGATTGAAGAAGAGAGGGTAGTCAAGACACCAGTGGCAAAGCAGCCACAACCCGTGGTTGCAAAGCCACCACCTCTATTCCCTCAAAGTCTGTCAAGACAGAAAGAAGAGGCTACTTACAAGAAGTTTCTTGATTTGCTTAAGCAG ATTCAAAACAGGTTACCAACTAAATTGAAAGATCCCAGAAGTTTCACGATTGAGATTTCTATTGGGAAGCAGGTTGTTGCTCGAGCACTATGTGATCTTGGTGcaagtataaatttgatgccttCATCTATCTTCAGGAAGCTAGGTTTGGGAGTACCAAGACCAACCACTATAATTCTTCAGCTGGCTGACAGATCGTTAGCAAGACCCGAAGGCATTATTGAAGATGTATTAGTGCAAGTGGGGTCGTTGATAATTCCTACAGACTTCGTGATTTTGGACTTCGAGCCAGACCAGGACATCCCGTTTATTTTGGGGCGTCCATTCTTGACCACAGGGAGAGCACTTATTGATGTAGCTGTTGGGCAGCTCACCATGAGAGTGCATGATAAAGTTGAAGTCTTCAATGTATACCAAGCTCTGAAAATGCATGCAATCTATGAGGAGTTGTCCGCCATTACTGTTCTAAATGATGATACACGAAGGCCACTCATCACTTCTCATGATCCATTATAA